The Castor canadensis chromosome 13, mCasCan1.hap1v2, whole genome shotgun sequence genome has a window encoding:
- the LOC141415642 gene encoding tumor suppressor ARF-like, producing MVRRFLVTVRIQRPGGPPRVRTFVVQFPRPVGEQAAPSARTVAALVLMRVRSQSRQLPRPERPDVVLLTHGAWSPLHKP from the exons ATGGTACGCAGGTTCTTGGTGACTGTTCGGATTCAACGCCCGGGCGGCCCACCGCGAGTGAGGACTTTCGTGGTGCAGTTTCCGCGACCCGTGGGTGAGCAGGCAGCGCCGAGTGCGCGGACCGTGGCGGCCCTCGTGCTGATGCGAGTGAGGAGCCAGAGCAGACAGCTGCCGCGTCCTGAAAGACCAG ATGTGGTTCTCCTAACACATGGAGCCTGGAGCCCCCTTCACAAACCTTAA